From Anopheles funestus chromosome 3RL, idAnoFuneDA-416_04, whole genome shotgun sequence, a single genomic window includes:
- the LOC125772358 gene encoding rab11 family-interacting protein 4B isoform X9 — MDNLYKLMVYNNARNSSGKRQLGSNALAKSSSFNSSGRSSNCDTAEDMYSDVSLEDVQDINHKLEILQRQVTNLADTQSNVDDRTSRTKTEYAVLQARYHMLEEQLRETELRAEERLAEEQKRHRELLARVEREAKLQNENCQIRIRTMEMEVTGLREEIQRLRLQSDKQAADLHATEEKLEKARDSLMISQQDLVEARAEEKKHRADKQAAEELMVELDKECERLRSERGPALPTTSPESLRLEELHQEMDELRQKNKSLEEANEELQAMMLTRSIEEGRNLLNGTSNSLAQELEAMSQNQDTVDSTTLASLTQLQVAFQEKEDENRRLKHYIDTMLLNVVENYPQLLEVKAA; from the exons ATGGATAACCTCTATAAATTGATGGTGTATAACAATGCTAGAAA CAGTTCTGGCAAACGACAACTAGGATCCAATGCCTTAGCAAA ATCGTCGAGCTTTAACTCATCCGGCAGGAGCTCTAACTGTGATACGGCCGAAGACATGTACAGCGATGTCAGTTTGGAGGACGTACAAGACATAAACCATAAG CTGGAAATACTACAACGGCAAGTCACCAATCTGGCAGACACCCAGAGCAATGTCGACGATCGTACGAGTAGAACCAAAACGGAATATGCCGTTCTTCAGGCTCGTTATCACATGCTGGAAGAACAGTTGAGAGAG ACTGAGCTACGAGCGGAAGAACGATTGGCCGAAGAACAAAAGCGTCATCGGGAGCTATTGGCCCGTGTCGAACGAGAGGCAAAGCTGCAGAATGAAAACTGCCAGATCCGGATACGTACGATGGAGATGGAAGTAACTGGCCTGCGCGAGGAGATTCAGCGATTGCGTTTGCAAAGTGACAAACAGGCGGCCGATCTGCATGCGACCGAAGAGAAGTTAGAGAAAGCCCGCGACTCGTTGATGATCTCCCAGCAAGATCTCGTTGAGGCGAGAGCGGAAGAGAAGAA ACATCGAGCTGATAAGCAGGCGGCCGAAGAATTGATGGTAGAGCTGGACAAAGAGTGTGAACGACTTCGTTCTGAGCGTGGGCCCGCGCTGCCCACGACTTCACCGGAGTCTCTTCGACTTGAGGAACTGCATCAGGAAATGGACGAACTGCGCCAGAAAAATAAGTCCCTGGAAGAAGCGAATGAAGAACTTCAGGCTATGATGCTGACTCGCAGCATCGAGGAAGGGCGCAATCTCCTGAACGGCACATCGAATAGTTTGGCCCAAGAGCTAGAAGCCATGAGCCAGAATCAG GATACCGTTGATTCGACCACTTTAGCGTCATTAACACAG CTACAGGTGGCATTCCAGGAAAAGGAGGATGAAAACCGACGACTGAAGCATTACATCGACACGATGCTGTTAAACGTGGTGGAAAACTATCCTCAGTTGCTAGAAGTGAAGGCCGCTTGA
- the LOC125772358 gene encoding rab11 family-interacting protein 4B isoform X7: MDNLYKLMVYNNARNSGKRQLGSNALANHLYRSSSFNSSGRSSNCDTAEDMYSDVSLEDVQDINHKLEILQRQVTNLADTQSNVDDRTSRTKTEYAVLQARYHMLEEQLRETELRAEERLAEEQKRHRELLARVEREAKLQNENCQIRIRTMEMEVTGLREEIQRLRLQSDKQAADLHATEEKLEKARDSLMISQQDLVEARAEEKKHRADKQAAEELMVELDKECERLRSERGPALPTTSPESLRLEELHQEMDELRQKNKSLEEANEELQAMMLTRSIEEGRNLLNGTSNSLAQELEAMSQNQDTVDSTTLASLTQLQVAFQEKEDENRRLKHYIDTMLLNVVENYPQLLEVKAA; the protein is encoded by the exons ATGGATAACCTCTATAAATTGATGGTGTATAACAATGCTAGAAA TTCTGGCAAACGACAACTAGGATCCAATGCCTTAGCAAA TCATCTTTATAGATCGTCGAGCTTTAACTCATCCGGCAGGAGCTCTAACTGTGATACGGCCGAAGACATGTACAGCGATGTCAGTTTGGAGGACGTACAAGACATAAACCATAAG CTGGAAATACTACAACGGCAAGTCACCAATCTGGCAGACACCCAGAGCAATGTCGACGATCGTACGAGTAGAACCAAAACGGAATATGCCGTTCTTCAGGCTCGTTATCACATGCTGGAAGAACAGTTGAGAGAG ACTGAGCTACGAGCGGAAGAACGATTGGCCGAAGAACAAAAGCGTCATCGGGAGCTATTGGCCCGTGTCGAACGAGAGGCAAAGCTGCAGAATGAAAACTGCCAGATCCGGATACGTACGATGGAGATGGAAGTAACTGGCCTGCGCGAGGAGATTCAGCGATTGCGTTTGCAAAGTGACAAACAGGCGGCCGATCTGCATGCGACCGAAGAGAAGTTAGAGAAAGCCCGCGACTCGTTGATGATCTCCCAGCAAGATCTCGTTGAGGCGAGAGCGGAAGAGAAGAA ACATCGAGCTGATAAGCAGGCGGCCGAAGAATTGATGGTAGAGCTGGACAAAGAGTGTGAACGACTTCGTTCTGAGCGTGGGCCCGCGCTGCCCACGACTTCACCGGAGTCTCTTCGACTTGAGGAACTGCATCAGGAAATGGACGAACTGCGCCAGAAAAATAAGTCCCTGGAAGAAGCGAATGAAGAACTTCAGGCTATGATGCTGACTCGCAGCATCGAGGAAGGGCGCAATCTCCTGAACGGCACATCGAATAGTTTGGCCCAAGAGCTAGAAGCCATGAGCCAGAATCAG GATACCGTTGATTCGACCACTTTAGCGTCATTAACACAG CTACAGGTGGCATTCCAGGAAAAGGAGGATGAAAACCGACGACTGAAGCATTACATCGACACGATGCTGTTAAACGTGGTGGAAAACTATCCTCAGTTGCTAGAAGTGAAGGCCGCTTGA
- the LOC125772358 gene encoding rab11 family-interacting protein 4B isoform X11, with the protein MDNLYKLMVYNNARNSGKRQLGSNALAKSSSFNSSGRSSNCDTAEDMYSDVSLEDVQDINHKLEILQRQVTNLADTQSNVDDRTSRTKTEYAVLQARYHMLEEQLRETELRAEERLAEEQKRHRELLARVEREAKLQNENCQIRIRTMEMEVTGLREEIQRLRLQSDKQAADLHATEEKLEKARDSLMISQQDLVEARAEEKKHRADKQAAEELMVELDKECERLRSERGPALPTTSPESLRLEELHQEMDELRQKNKSLEEANEELQAMMLTRSIEEGRNLLNGTSNSLAQELEAMSQNQDTVDSTTLASLTQLQVAFQEKEDENRRLKHYIDTMLLNVVENYPQLLEVKAA; encoded by the exons ATGGATAACCTCTATAAATTGATGGTGTATAACAATGCTAGAAA TTCTGGCAAACGACAACTAGGATCCAATGCCTTAGCAAA ATCGTCGAGCTTTAACTCATCCGGCAGGAGCTCTAACTGTGATACGGCCGAAGACATGTACAGCGATGTCAGTTTGGAGGACGTACAAGACATAAACCATAAG CTGGAAATACTACAACGGCAAGTCACCAATCTGGCAGACACCCAGAGCAATGTCGACGATCGTACGAGTAGAACCAAAACGGAATATGCCGTTCTTCAGGCTCGTTATCACATGCTGGAAGAACAGTTGAGAGAG ACTGAGCTACGAGCGGAAGAACGATTGGCCGAAGAACAAAAGCGTCATCGGGAGCTATTGGCCCGTGTCGAACGAGAGGCAAAGCTGCAGAATGAAAACTGCCAGATCCGGATACGTACGATGGAGATGGAAGTAACTGGCCTGCGCGAGGAGATTCAGCGATTGCGTTTGCAAAGTGACAAACAGGCGGCCGATCTGCATGCGACCGAAGAGAAGTTAGAGAAAGCCCGCGACTCGTTGATGATCTCCCAGCAAGATCTCGTTGAGGCGAGAGCGGAAGAGAAGAA ACATCGAGCTGATAAGCAGGCGGCCGAAGAATTGATGGTAGAGCTGGACAAAGAGTGTGAACGACTTCGTTCTGAGCGTGGGCCCGCGCTGCCCACGACTTCACCGGAGTCTCTTCGACTTGAGGAACTGCATCAGGAAATGGACGAACTGCGCCAGAAAAATAAGTCCCTGGAAGAAGCGAATGAAGAACTTCAGGCTATGATGCTGACTCGCAGCATCGAGGAAGGGCGCAATCTCCTGAACGGCACATCGAATAGTTTGGCCCAAGAGCTAGAAGCCATGAGCCAGAATCAG GATACCGTTGATTCGACCACTTTAGCGTCATTAACACAG CTACAGGTGGCATTCCAGGAAAAGGAGGATGAAAACCGACGACTGAAGCATTACATCGACACGATGCTGTTAAACGTGGTGGAAAACTATCCTCAGTTGCTAGAAGTGAAGGCCGCTTGA
- the LOC125772358 gene encoding rab11 family-interacting protein 4B isoform X12, whose translation MFRPSCNQLKLSASSSGKRQLGSNALAKSSSFNSSGRSSNCDTAEDMYSDVSLEDVQDINHKLEILQRQVTNLADTQSNVDDRTSRTKTEYAVLQARYHMLEEQLRETELRAEERLAEEQKRHRELLARVEREAKLQNENCQIRIRTMEMEVTGLREEIQRLRLQSDKQAADLHATEEKLEKARDSLMISQQDLVEARAEEKKHRADKQAAEELMVELDKECERLRSERGPALPTTSPESLRLEELHQEMDELRQKNKSLEEANEELQAMMLTRSIEEGRNLLNGTSNSLAQELEAMSQNQDTVDSTTLASLTQLQVAFQEKEDENRRLKHYIDTMLLNVVENYPQLLEVKAA comes from the exons ATGTTTCGTCCCTCGTGCAATCAGCTGAAGCTAAGTGCTTCCAG TTCTGGCAAACGACAACTAGGATCCAATGCCTTAGCAAA ATCGTCGAGCTTTAACTCATCCGGCAGGAGCTCTAACTGTGATACGGCCGAAGACATGTACAGCGATGTCAGTTTGGAGGACGTACAAGACATAAACCATAAG CTGGAAATACTACAACGGCAAGTCACCAATCTGGCAGACACCCAGAGCAATGTCGACGATCGTACGAGTAGAACCAAAACGGAATATGCCGTTCTTCAGGCTCGTTATCACATGCTGGAAGAACAGTTGAGAGAG ACTGAGCTACGAGCGGAAGAACGATTGGCCGAAGAACAAAAGCGTCATCGGGAGCTATTGGCCCGTGTCGAACGAGAGGCAAAGCTGCAGAATGAAAACTGCCAGATCCGGATACGTACGATGGAGATGGAAGTAACTGGCCTGCGCGAGGAGATTCAGCGATTGCGTTTGCAAAGTGACAAACAGGCGGCCGATCTGCATGCGACCGAAGAGAAGTTAGAGAAAGCCCGCGACTCGTTGATGATCTCCCAGCAAGATCTCGTTGAGGCGAGAGCGGAAGAGAAGAA ACATCGAGCTGATAAGCAGGCGGCCGAAGAATTGATGGTAGAGCTGGACAAAGAGTGTGAACGACTTCGTTCTGAGCGTGGGCCCGCGCTGCCCACGACTTCACCGGAGTCTCTTCGACTTGAGGAACTGCATCAGGAAATGGACGAACTGCGCCAGAAAAATAAGTCCCTGGAAGAAGCGAATGAAGAACTTCAGGCTATGATGCTGACTCGCAGCATCGAGGAAGGGCGCAATCTCCTGAACGGCACATCGAATAGTTTGGCCCAAGAGCTAGAAGCCATGAGCCAGAATCAG GATACCGTTGATTCGACCACTTTAGCGTCATTAACACAG CTACAGGTGGCATTCCAGGAAAAGGAGGATGAAAACCGACGACTGAAGCATTACATCGACACGATGCTGTTAAACGTGGTGGAAAACTATCCTCAGTTGCTAGAAGTGAAGGCCGCTTGA
- the LOC125772358 gene encoding rab11 family-interacting protein 4B isoform X10, which yields MFRPSCNQLKLSASSSSGKRQLGSNALAKSSSFNSSGRSSNCDTAEDMYSDVSLEDVQDINHKLEILQRQVTNLADTQSNVDDRTSRTKTEYAVLQARYHMLEEQLRETELRAEERLAEEQKRHRELLARVEREAKLQNENCQIRIRTMEMEVTGLREEIQRLRLQSDKQAADLHATEEKLEKARDSLMISQQDLVEARAEEKKHRADKQAAEELMVELDKECERLRSERGPALPTTSPESLRLEELHQEMDELRQKNKSLEEANEELQAMMLTRSIEEGRNLLNGTSNSLAQELEAMSQNQDTVDSTTLASLTQLQVAFQEKEDENRRLKHYIDTMLLNVVENYPQLLEVKAA from the exons ATGTTTCGTCCCTCGTGCAATCAGCTGAAGCTAAGTGCTTCCAG CAGTTCTGGCAAACGACAACTAGGATCCAATGCCTTAGCAAA ATCGTCGAGCTTTAACTCATCCGGCAGGAGCTCTAACTGTGATACGGCCGAAGACATGTACAGCGATGTCAGTTTGGAGGACGTACAAGACATAAACCATAAG CTGGAAATACTACAACGGCAAGTCACCAATCTGGCAGACACCCAGAGCAATGTCGACGATCGTACGAGTAGAACCAAAACGGAATATGCCGTTCTTCAGGCTCGTTATCACATGCTGGAAGAACAGTTGAGAGAG ACTGAGCTACGAGCGGAAGAACGATTGGCCGAAGAACAAAAGCGTCATCGGGAGCTATTGGCCCGTGTCGAACGAGAGGCAAAGCTGCAGAATGAAAACTGCCAGATCCGGATACGTACGATGGAGATGGAAGTAACTGGCCTGCGCGAGGAGATTCAGCGATTGCGTTTGCAAAGTGACAAACAGGCGGCCGATCTGCATGCGACCGAAGAGAAGTTAGAGAAAGCCCGCGACTCGTTGATGATCTCCCAGCAAGATCTCGTTGAGGCGAGAGCGGAAGAGAAGAA ACATCGAGCTGATAAGCAGGCGGCCGAAGAATTGATGGTAGAGCTGGACAAAGAGTGTGAACGACTTCGTTCTGAGCGTGGGCCCGCGCTGCCCACGACTTCACCGGAGTCTCTTCGACTTGAGGAACTGCATCAGGAAATGGACGAACTGCGCCAGAAAAATAAGTCCCTGGAAGAAGCGAATGAAGAACTTCAGGCTATGATGCTGACTCGCAGCATCGAGGAAGGGCGCAATCTCCTGAACGGCACATCGAATAGTTTGGCCCAAGAGCTAGAAGCCATGAGCCAGAATCAG GATACCGTTGATTCGACCACTTTAGCGTCATTAACACAG CTACAGGTGGCATTCCAGGAAAAGGAGGATGAAAACCGACGACTGAAGCATTACATCGACACGATGCTGTTAAACGTGGTGGAAAACTATCCTCAGTTGCTAGAAGTGAAGGCCGCTTGA
- the LOC125772358 gene encoding rab11 family-interacting protein 4B isoform X5, whose product MDNLYKLMVYNNARNSSGKRQLGSNALANHLYRSSSFNSSGRSSNCDTAEDMYSDVSLEDVQDINHKLEILQRQVTNLADTQSNVDDRTSRTKTEYAVLQARYHMLEEQLRETELRAEERLAEEQKRHRELLARVEREAKLQNENCQIRIRTMEMEVTGLREEIQRLRLQSDKQAADLHATEEKLEKARDSLMISQQDLVEARAEEKKHRADKQAAEELMVELDKECERLRSERGPALPTTSPESLRLEELHQEMDELRQKNKSLEEANEELQAMMLTRSIEEGRNLLNGTSNSLAQELEAMSQNQDTVDSTTLASLTQLQVAFQEKEDENRRLKHYIDTMLLNVVENYPQLLEVKAA is encoded by the exons ATGGATAACCTCTATAAATTGATGGTGTATAACAATGCTAGAAA CAGTTCTGGCAAACGACAACTAGGATCCAATGCCTTAGCAAA TCATCTTTATAGATCGTCGAGCTTTAACTCATCCGGCAGGAGCTCTAACTGTGATACGGCCGAAGACATGTACAGCGATGTCAGTTTGGAGGACGTACAAGACATAAACCATAAG CTGGAAATACTACAACGGCAAGTCACCAATCTGGCAGACACCCAGAGCAATGTCGACGATCGTACGAGTAGAACCAAAACGGAATATGCCGTTCTTCAGGCTCGTTATCACATGCTGGAAGAACAGTTGAGAGAG ACTGAGCTACGAGCGGAAGAACGATTGGCCGAAGAACAAAAGCGTCATCGGGAGCTATTGGCCCGTGTCGAACGAGAGGCAAAGCTGCAGAATGAAAACTGCCAGATCCGGATACGTACGATGGAGATGGAAGTAACTGGCCTGCGCGAGGAGATTCAGCGATTGCGTTTGCAAAGTGACAAACAGGCGGCCGATCTGCATGCGACCGAAGAGAAGTTAGAGAAAGCCCGCGACTCGTTGATGATCTCCCAGCAAGATCTCGTTGAGGCGAGAGCGGAAGAGAAGAA ACATCGAGCTGATAAGCAGGCGGCCGAAGAATTGATGGTAGAGCTGGACAAAGAGTGTGAACGACTTCGTTCTGAGCGTGGGCCCGCGCTGCCCACGACTTCACCGGAGTCTCTTCGACTTGAGGAACTGCATCAGGAAATGGACGAACTGCGCCAGAAAAATAAGTCCCTGGAAGAAGCGAATGAAGAACTTCAGGCTATGATGCTGACTCGCAGCATCGAGGAAGGGCGCAATCTCCTGAACGGCACATCGAATAGTTTGGCCCAAGAGCTAGAAGCCATGAGCCAGAATCAG GATACCGTTGATTCGACCACTTTAGCGTCATTAACACAG CTACAGGTGGCATTCCAGGAAAAGGAGGATGAAAACCGACGACTGAAGCATTACATCGACACGATGCTGTTAAACGTGGTGGAAAACTATCCTCAGTTGCTAGAAGTGAAGGCCGCTTGA